Proteins encoded by one window of Electrophorus electricus isolate fEleEle1 chromosome 17, fEleEle1.pri, whole genome shotgun sequence:
- the dyrk1aa gene encoding dual-specificity tyrosine-(Y)-phosphorylation regulated kinase 1A, a — MHTGGETSACKPSSVRLAPSFSFNVADVQMAAQTPHSHPPFSDGHQASADPPAPVLPYGPQGPQLATTQVTADVVMLQRRIPQCFRDPSTAPLRKLSIELIKTYKHINEVYYAKKKRRHQQGQGEDSSNKKERKIYNDGYDDDNFDYIVKNGEKWMDRYEIDSLIGKGSFGQVVKAYDRLEQEWVAIKIIKNKKAFLNQAQIEVRLLELMNKHDTEMKYYIVHLKRHFMFRNHLCLVFEMLSYNLYDLLRNTNFRGVSLNLTRKFAQQLCTALLFLATPELSIIHCDLKPENILLCNPKRSAIKIVDFGSSCQLGQRIYQYIQSRFYRSPEVLLGMPYDLAIDMWSLGCILVEMHTGEPLFSGANEVDQMNKIVEVLGIPPSHILDQAPKARKFFEKMSDSTWCAKKTKDGKRYKPAGSRKLHNILGVEVGGPGGRRAGESGHAVADYLKFKDLILRMLDYDPKSRIQPYYALQHSFFKKTADEGTNTSSSVSTSPALEQSQSSGTTSSTSSSSGGSSGTSTSGRARSDPTHQHRLSGGHFSAAVGMDCHNLCPQTRQAFPGLGWVGGDGLQQAAGETHPVQETTFHVPPHQPKPLHPHGSHHHHHHHHHHHGQHGQGPARPRPRLYSPSHSASTQDSMEVSHGHLSMTSLSSSASSSSTSSSSTGNHHQAYQSRPLALGLAYSHPGGMSLGLGAFSNPRQETGLAGNPSYPLATNSGAGHYIAETHMGLHQGLEREDSPMAGVCVQPSSVASS; from the exons GAGGAGAGACCTCAGCATGCAAACCCTCATCTGTACGGCTTGCTCCTTCGTTTTCGTTCAATGTGGCAGATGTGCAGATGGCTGCGCAGACGCCCCATTCTCACCCGCCGTTCAGTGACGGCCACCAGGCGAGCGCTGACCCGCCGGCACCTGTGCTGCCCTACGGCCCACAGGGCCCGCAGCTCGCCACCACCCAG gtgACTGCTGATGTGGTGATGTTACAGAGGCGGATCCCCCAGTGCTTTCGGGATCCGTCCACAGCTCCCTTAAGAAAACTCTCCATTGAACTGATCAAAACCTACAAACACATCAACGAG GTTTACTATGCAAAAAAGAAGCGGCGTCACCAACAGGGCCAAGGGGAAGACTCCAGCAAcaagaaggagaggaagattTACAATGACGGTTATGACGATGACAACTTTGACTACATTGTTAAAAATGGCGAGAAATGGATGGATCGCTATGAGATTGATTCTTTGATAGGCAAAGGGTCCTTTGGACAG GTCGTGAAGGCCTATGACCGCTTGGAACAGGAGTGGGTTGCCATTAagatcataaaaaataaaaaggcttTTCTAAACCAAGCACAGATTGAAGTACGGCTCCTGGAGCTCATGAACAAACATGATACAGAAATGAAGTACTACATAG TCCACCTGAAGCGTCACTTCATGTTTCGGAACCACCTGTGTCTGGTGTTCGAGATGCTGTCCTACAACCTGTACGACCTGCTACGCAACACCAACTTCCGCGGCGTCTCACTCAACCTGACACGCAAGTTCGCGCAGCAGTTGTGCACGGCGCTGCTCTTCCTGGCCACACCCGAGCTCAGCATCATCCACTGTGACCTCAAGCCCGAGAACATCCTGCTCTGCAACCCCAAGCGATCCGCCATCAAGATCGTTGACTTCGGCAGCTCCTGTCAGCTGGGCCAGCGG ATATACCAGTACATCCAGAGTCGGTTCTATCGCTCTCCGGAGGTGCTTCTGGGTATGCCCTATGACCTGGCTATAGACATGTGGTCCCTGGGCTGCATCCTGGTGGAGATGCACACTGGAGAGCCTCTGTTCAGTGGAGCCAATGAG GTGGACCAAATGAACAAGATAGTGGAAGTTCTGGGGATCCCTCCCAGCCACATATTAGATCAGGCGCCAAAGGCGAGAAAGTTCTTTGAGAAGATGTCTGACAGCACATGGTGTGCAAAGAAGACCAAAGATGGAAAACGG TATAAGCCAGCGGGCTCTCGCAAGCTGCACAACATcctgggggtggaggtgggcggCCCGGGTGGGCGGCGGGCAGGCGAGTCAGGCCACGCTGTCGCCGACTACCTGAAGTTCAAAGACCTGATCCTACGGATGCTGGACTATGACCCGAAGAGCCGCATCCAGCCGTACTACGCGCTGCAGCACAGCTTCTTCAAGAAGACGGCTGACGAGGGcaccaacaccagcagcagcGTGTCCACCAGCCCGGCGCTCGAGCAGTCTCAGTCCTCCGGGACCACCTCCAGCACTTCCTCCAGCTCGG GAGGTTCTTCTGGGACGAGCACCAGTGGGCGTGCCCGCTCTGACCCCACCCATCAGCACCGGCTCAGTGGAGGCCACTTCAGTGCTGCAGTGGGCATGGACTGCCACAACCTCTGTCCTCAG ACGAGGCAGGCATTCCCCGGGCTgggctgggtgggtggagatGGCCTCCAGCAGGCTGCCGGAGAGACCCACCCCGTCCAAGAGACCACCTTCCATGTGCCTCCCCACCAGCCCAAGCCTCTGCACCCCCATggctcccaccaccaccaccaccaccaccaccaccaccacggcCAGCACGGGCAGGGCCCGGCGCGTCCGCGCCCCAGACTCTACTCGCCCTCGCACAGCGCCTCCACCCAGGACTCCATGGAGGTTTCGCATGGCCACCTGTCCATGACCTCCCTGTCTTCCTCGGCCTCCTCCTCATCCACCTCCTCGTCCTCCACGGGGAACCACCACCAGGCTTACCAGAGCCGCCCGCTGGCGCTCGGCCTGGCCTACAGCCACCCGGGTGGCATGAGCCTCGGCCTGGGCGCCTTCTCCAACCCACGCCAGGAGACGGGCTTGGCGGGGAACCCATCCTACCCGCTAGCCACGAACTCTGGCGCGGGCCACTACATAGCAGAGACTCACATGGGCCTGCATCAGGGCCTGGAGCGTGAGGACTCCCCCATggctggcgtgtgtgtgcagccgAGCTCCGTGGCCAGCTCCTGA